Genomic segment of Synchiropus splendidus isolate RoL2022-P1 chromosome 4, RoL_Sspl_1.0, whole genome shotgun sequence:
GCAGACTCATCTGAGCAGAAAAAGTAGCCCTTTGCTCTCCACTACTTGTATGATGGTGGTTAATGGCTTTAAGTAGCTGAACCAGTGAATGCTATGTCTATCCACCTCTCACTTTCCACttatctctccctccctcccctgccTATTTGTTTATTTCGCCGTCACTAAAAGGGCTTCATAAAATTTTATCTATTTAAATGATGCCCCTCCTGAATATATAAAACAGCCAGTGTAAAAGAGGAACTGAAAGTTTCAAATGAACTGCAGCAGTCTGTAGGTGGGAGATTCGCACTTTGCAACAGCCGCAATAAATCAGAGCTCAGTAActgatttgcttgtgaaaactgAGTGTCTTGCAGCCATGCTCCCCAAAAGGTAAGCCGTGGTTCCatattgatattattttaaTCCACTCATCATTCTGTCTTTCCTCCCAGAGCCAATGTGGCTCTCCTGATGTCAGTTATCCTGCTCAACTGGATGATAGACCCCCACGCCTCGACTGAATTACCGGATGAACAAGGAATGAGTCTGTGTGTGACATCCAGGAGAGAAGTGCAGGATCTGACACGTGAGAATCTCACCAGTGTTCCCTCCAATCTGTCCAACAACACCAAGTACCTGGATTTGTCTTACAACCCCATCCGCAGACTAAATGGAGATTCATTTGTTATACTGCCGAATCTTTGTTTCCTTAAAATGACCAACTGTGGATTGGAAGAGATCTCTGTTGACACTTTTGATCGCATCCCTGCACTCAAGGCTCTGAACATGTCCAGCAACAAATTACTGACCATACCTGAGTTAAGATTGCCTAACTTGAAAATTCTGGATTTGACTGGCAATCCTCACCAAAGCTACGCCTTGCCAAGGTCATTTGAGAGCCTGGAAGATCTGGAGTTCCTTTCTCTTGGGAGCACAACTGCTCAGTCGGTCACGGCTGATGACTTCAGACCCCTGCAGAGGATCCCTTTGAAACATTTTGCTTTGGGAGCAGGAATTCCTTGGAAGAAATACGAGGCTGGTGCTCTCCTGAAATTGTCCTTCCAGAAAATGTCCCTCAATGCTTCGTTTTGTGGtcattttgatttgtttgatCGAATCCTGAGGGATTTGAATGTGACCGGAGCAACAGCACTGAGATTGATCACCCTCTTTCCTGACAACTGTGAGCTTGGTGTGGATCCTCTGGAGAACTTGAGGACAATGCCAAACCTGAAGAATCTAACCATAGAGAGCACCTGGATAAACAGCTCctttttggaattattttttaagaatttgTGGCTCTCCACAATAGAGCATGTCTCTTTTGTCCACATAACTTACAATGAAGACactccggatgggtttcagtttAAAAGCCTCAACCACTCCATCAGTCTTCGTTCATTCACCTTTGATGGTGTGAAGCATTATCAATACAGGTATCCGACAGTTAACATGAGCTTTGACGTAGTTTCCAATCTGATCTACTTAAAATTCTCTGGGAGTGGGATGAACATTTTGCCGTGCCAATCAATCTTTGCCTTGCCGTCGCTGGAGACTCTTGATTTAGCAAATAATCTTCTGACAGACCATGGCTTCTGGTGGTACACTTGCTCATACACCTCTGTGTTCCCTAAACTTAAACGGCTGAATCTGAGCCAAAACCGCTTCCAGAGTCTGTCATTCATCGCAGGGAAGACGCACGAAATGACGACGCTGGAGTTTCTGGACCTCAGCTTCAACTCCATTGTCCTTGATGAAAAATGCAATTGGCCGGCACATTTGACGGAAATCAGCCTGGCTAACAACAACCTTGGCAATGACGTTTTCAAGTACTTGTCTAAAAGTTTCAGGAAGATCGACTTGACAAAAACAGGCATCACAACCATGACTCAGAGCGACGTGTCTCTGCTTCCCAATCTGACACATCTGGTCCTCAGTTCCAATGGTATTCCTTTCATCCCAGACTTTGGTGAATCTTCAGCTGTGGTCAGTCTCTACATAGACCAGAACTCCATCACATATCTATACAAAgagatgatggacagactgccAAGACTTCAGACTCTCAAAGCTGGGAACAATCCGTACGTCTGCACATGCGACTCCCACTGGTTCCTCACCCGTTTTGACAAATCCATCCTAGTGGACTGGCCACTGGACTACACATGCAGCACCCCTCAGTCACTCACAGGCCTTCCACTTTCTGAGTTCAAAACCACGGACCAATCATGTTTAGTGTGGCTCCGGGTTGTCCTAGCTCTGTCTGTACTGACTGTCATTGTGTCAATGATCGGCGGACTTTTCTACAAGTATGACGGGTTGTGGTATGCAAAGATGTTGATGGTATGGATCCGGATGAAGAGACGCAGCAAGAAGCGCTCGCAATTGTTGATGAATGTATCGTTTGCTTATCATGGATTCATCTCCTACAGTCATCATGATGCAGGTTGGGTGGACAGCCAGCTGGTGCCGTGCCTAGAAAATGCTGGGTTTTCACTCTGTGTTCATGAGCGCGACTTCGTCCCAGGTGACTGGGTCATAGACAACATCATTAACTGTGTAGAGGCCAGCTACAAGACCCTGTTTGTCCTCTCCAAACATTTTGTCCAAAGTGAATGGTGTAACTATGAGCTGTTCTTTGCTCAGCACAGAGCCATCAGTATCCAGGAGGACTCCCTGGTTTTTATTCTTTTGGAGCCGTTGCCTGATGACTGCCTGCCCAGAAAGTTCTTGAGGCTGAGAAGTCTGCTGAGGCAACAGACCTACCTTGAGTGGCCCAGTgatgaaacaaagcagcaggtTTTCTGGGCAAGTCTCAAGTCCATGCTACGTATGGCAGACAAATCTATTGCTCTCAAAGATGTGGCGATGGCTATCTCAGACACAGCACAAGAAATGACCATGAAAGTCCAGAAAAGTGGCCCGACATATCATCGCTTAAAGTagactgaaacacacatttgccTGCCTAAAAGAATtttgtaaattattttctcTGTTAATCTGATTGTTTGTATCAACACAGCTCTTGTTCTTTTCAGTCCTTTGCAAAGCAGCTAGGCTATGTGCAACTGATTTGTTTTATGCAATGGTTTCATACCAATCTTAAGTCATTGTTCAATTTTGAATTGGCCTTCTTGAtagtttttcttcatgaaagctTCTTTGATGGATATTGCCCTGTAAGTCGGCAAATTCTCAAGAAAtggtggatgaagaatgtttggAATATTGCTTTATTTATGGAGAAAATGTCGCCATTTGCTGTCTGTTTTGGTTAACAACAAATCATTGGATTGTTCTTTGGTTTGTGTTGCTATCTTGTGCTTGTATGTTTCTTTAGAAAAGGCTTCTTATACAGTAATTACaagttgttgggttttttttctacaaataaaatgcattttcaatgttTAAGTTTACAGTTCTGTGATGTGGTTAATGAAATTACAATGCTTAATTTAATTCATGTTATTCTCATCATTATAACTATTATTGTAACAAGTTTAGTAATAGTAACAGCAATAGTACTGGTGGGATGGCAATGTACTCAATGGGAAAAGTTACTGGAATCGTCTGATGGTAAACGATAATGAAGTTAGTGACTGCAGTTAGTCCAGCTAAGTTTGGACTGTTTCACTGGTTGGTCTGACTACCTGAtagaatttctcttagtcgggATACACAACCTGGAAAATGCTCGACTAAGCTAATATGTAGCCGAGTAGTTCAAgttactccacatctatcattcttgtgATACAAAGACAATGCAATCTCCAGAATATTACagtttattcagaaaaaaaattaatattcaTTCTCAAAAACTTGCCTGAAAGATTCAGGAAAAAGTGTCTCATCTATTTACCATCAACTGAGCCTCAACGCATCCACTACTGTAAAGGACCATGTGTGTAAAGCAGAAAGAGTGCGACCAGAAGCAAGGAGACAggacaatgacaataaaattgtACTTATGAATACATGAAGGAACACAAAAGCAGGCAGAAGAAAGGACCGAGAAATAAATCTCGAAAATGAGAACAAGAAGATTTATTGTTTGCAGTGATAAAAAAGCTTGGTGAATGATTGGTGAGGTACTGTTGACAGTACATTGAACTGACTTCCACACTTCTGTGCTCATGTAATGCTGATACAGTTCATGGATACACTGATTTTGATTTCAGGAGGTTGTTTTACAGTTTGTTTCGCTATTTTAGATTATTCTGAAACATTTATGCATTGCATACTACATGGttaattcttttctttttgctaTGAACAGAACACATATGAAATTAGGTAAGTAAAAACGATAGTTTGATGTTAATTATTTCTGTAGTTAAGGTTTTTGAAACAGCTCACTGGTTGGCAAGTTGAAAAAAATCTTGATCATAAACTCAAGTTGGCACCAAAAGGGAAGGTTTACATTGCATTTTAAAATAGCGCTCTtcttaaatgttaaaaacatgaagcgtaaatgaggaaatgaaagtTTCAGAAAAACTGTTCACAGTTCGGAGAATTGCATTGTGAGACAGCCACAATCAGAGCTCAGTAActaaatatgaaattaaaaaggCATTATaactcagtgtttttcaaccgtttTTGAGCCACGGCAcctttggttcattgaaaaaatcacCCCCAAAGGAGCCTCGGCCAAAGGCCACTTGAGCTTCAAGTCATATAGAAAATCCATCCATGTTTTtccatgctatttgcagaaacaaattgcagaaaacttgtttcaaatgtctccagaaaggggtggacaatatggcaaaatatatcatgatttatttattaatgtactTACATTAAGTAAATGTTTCGATTTTATCGCTTCtctttttcatgattttattgtagttttgatttTCCAGCCAAATCCTCAGCAtactttgcctgaacttgcgccataaaaacaattattctttctctttttacattttggagtgcatttattttgttgtgcgtTTAGTTTTTCGcccacttttaaaccacaaagcaaactctgACAGTCGATGAGTATCAatcaagttttgaagtgagacgtcacgttagccgttagctctgttagctctgcggagCTCTTTGGTGTCACGGGTCCAACAAGGATTACTCCCTCTATCATTCTGTCGCGAAGGTGTGCGGTCAAATCAGAGGCGCAtgaagtttaaaaacagctggaagttgctcatttgaccggcttcttcgctgtgagtgtgtgggacgaggagcgccgcgcaccacagctgcactgctttgactgacggacagatcagcgtaTAAACTCAatgtagctctacagtatagtgtatagaaagaatgtcagcgaatccatgtgatctcctcaacttggttgctcctcaacacgttgtaattgtcatgatttaatgtcatcatatcgcacGCCTCTATCtacggacaaatgaggtgaaactggatcattttcccacagcacacctgacagtctctcatgCACCCCGGTTTAAAAAAAGCTGTTATAtctaactgaatttgaaagacaaaagtcaaaatgaaataaaaacgaaagcaaatgaaaaatccAAAACGAAGAAACTGTCGGTCAAAAGCCTCTGGTGCAGCCTCGAGATATGGTGGTTGAAGAATGTTTCGTACATTCATTTGCAAAGAAAATAGGCCCCGTCCTGTCTGTTTTGGTACGAACAATTCACTTGACACTTCTACGGTTTCTCATATGTGTCAGGGCAAAAAGTCTCCCGCCAACAAATCTGCACAATGGAGAAGCAAGGTCAAGGTCTTACTTGCGAGGAGTGCGTGAGGCTGCTTCTCACATGAGCACTAAAGAGCCTCATTTCTTCTTGCTTCTTTATGTAATTCAGACAGTAGGTGTTAACAGATTATACAATTAGGTCATACAGTCAGTGACTCCATCCGCGCAGGTGACTCCGCCAGTGTTGGGACTAACGCGTCATTAAGTAACGCGTTATAGGAACTGCGTTATCTTTTGTAACAATGAGTGCCATAACACATTCCTTTGCCCAAATTACCAACGcgtttatcattactgtgatttaaagATGCACGTTATTcattacttcacattcacaactctt
This window contains:
- the LOC128757199 gene encoding toll-like receptor 1 — protein: MLPKRANVALLMSVILLNWMIDPHASTELPDEQGMSLCVTSRREVQDLTRENLTSVPSNLSNNTKYLDLSYNPIRRLNGDSFVILPNLCFLKMTNCGLEEISVDTFDRIPALKALNMSSNKLLTIPELRLPNLKILDLTGNPHQSYALPRSFESLEDLEFLSLGSTTAQSVTADDFRPLQRIPLKHFALGAGIPWKKYEAGALLKLSFQKMSLNASFCGHFDLFDRILRDLNVTGATALRLITLFPDNCELGVDPLENLRTMPNLKNLTIESTWINSSFLELFFKNLWLSTIEHVSFVHITYNEDTPDGFQFKSLNHSISLRSFTFDGVKHYQYRYPTVNMSFDVVSNLIYLKFSGSGMNILPCQSIFALPSLETLDLANNLLTDHGFWWYTCSYTSVFPKLKRLNLSQNRFQSLSFIAGKTHEMTTLEFLDLSFNSIVLDEKCNWPAHLTEISLANNNLGNDVFKYLSKSFRKIDLTKTGITTMTQSDVSLLPNLTHLVLSSNGIPFIPDFGESSAVVSLYIDQNSITYLYKEMMDRLPRLQTLKAGNNPYVCTCDSHWFLTRFDKSILVDWPLDYTCSTPQSLTGLPLSEFKTTDQSCLVWLRVVLALSVLTVIVSMIGGLFYKYDGLWYAKMLMVWIRMKRRSKKRSQLLMNVSFAYHGFISYSHHDAGWVDSQLVPCLENAGFSLCVHERDFVPGDWVIDNIINCVEASYKTLFVLSKHFVQSEWCNYELFFAQHRAISIQEDSLVFILLEPLPDDCLPRKFLRLRSLLRQQTYLEWPSDETKQQVFWASLKSMLRMADKSIALKDVAMAISDTAQEMTMKVQKSGPTYHRLK